A genome region from Anolis carolinensis isolate JA03-04 chromosome 6, rAnoCar3.1.pri, whole genome shotgun sequence includes the following:
- the med11 gene encoding mediator of RNA polymerase II transcription subunit 11 translates to MATASGGGGGGGAAAAGGSGPGAYGLGLANERLRILEELEREIGTALQSAGTVILELSKEKPNERLLDRQASQFVASVQKVESELSAQIRYLTQVATGQPHEGSSYSARKDCQMALKRIDYAQVKLGELSRTCEQMLLEQ, encoded by the exons ATGGCGACTgcgagtggaggaggaggaggaggcggggcggcggcggcgggaggGAGCGGGCCGGGCGCGTACGGCCTGGGCTTGGCGAACGAGCGGCTCCGGATCCTGGAAGAGCTGGAGCGGGAGATCGGGACGGCGCTACAGAGCGCGG GCACGGTGATCCTGGAGCTGTCCAAGGAGAAGCCCAACGAGCGGCTGCTGGACCGACAGGCCTCGCAGTTCGTGGCCTCCGTCCAGAAGGTCGAGTCCGAGCTCTCCGCGCAGATACGCTACCTCACGCAG GTGGCGACCGGTCAGCCCCACGAGGGGTCCAGCTACTCCGCGCGCAAGGACTGCCAGATGGCCCTCAAGCGGATCGACTACGCGCAGGTCAAGCTGGGGGAGCTCTCCCGGACCTGCGAGCAGATGCTGCTGGAGCAATGA
- the LOC134292482 gene encoding autophagy-related protein 16-1-like isoform X2 produces the protein MRRTEPRPFALALCACAALKGAARRMKQSGSWRQHLQAELRRREGRAAGWRAVLERHEHLQERLEAQQVQLAEGLLGLGGDGPGRDRGSLDLAALHLQLQVDVAQLRREREELRQQVTFLAEVLRETEAENQEQRARMGRLAQEASTLGRDLEEAQVKAWSLRLEAEGLRGELCGARGLLRQAQRERTELEARSVRVPNLPPGPFLPRYQRKVTLLQEKLERMKEANGGMEGETPLQGSSLGSSSEEADMDTGGGSGQAEPRPVSPEAGRGRNLGEGSPGSKKGPNWHRICLQGLVYKAGRQEGRKEG, from the exons ATGCGTAGAACAGAACCCCGTCCCTTCGCCCTcgccctctgcgcatgcgccgcCCTTAAAGGGGCCGCGCGGAGAATGAAGCAGAGCGGAAGCTGGCGGCAGCACTTGCAGGCGGAGCTGCGGAGGCGGGAAGGGCGCGCGGCCGGGTGGAGGGCGGTCCTGGAGCGAC ATGAGCATCTCCAGGAGAGGCTGGAGGCCcaacaggtgcagctggcggagGGGCTGCTCGGCCTGGGCGGAGACGGGCCCGGAAG GGACCGGGGCTCCTTGGACCTGGCCGCCCTCCACCTCCAGCTGCAGGTGGACGTGGCCCAGCTTCGGCGGGAAAGAGAAGAG CTGCGGCAACAGGTCACCTTCCTGGCAGAAGTCCTGAGGGAGACGGAGGCCGAGAACCAGGAGCAACGGGCCAG GATGGGCCGTCTGGCGCAGGAGGCGTCCACCCTGGGTCGCGACCTGGAGGAGGCGCAGGTCAAGGCCTGGTCTCTGCGGCTGGAGGCGGAGGGTCTGCGTGGGGAGCTGTGTGGGGCGCGGGGGCTGCTGCGCCAGGCCCAGAGGGAGCGCACGGAGCTGGAGGCCCG gtctgTGAGAGTCCCTAACCTCCCACCCGGCCCTTTCCTCCCCAGGTACCAGCGCAAGGTGACCCTCCTGCAGGAGAAGCTGGAGCGGATGAAGGAAGCCAATGGAGG GATGGAGGGCGAAACGCCTCTGCAGGGAAGCAGCTTGGGTTCGTCCAGCGAAGAAGCAGACATG GACACTGGAGGAGGCAGCGGTCAAGCAGAACCCAGGCCGGTCAGTCCAGAGGCAG GGAGGGGCCGCAATCTTGGGGAGGGGTCTCCAGGGTCAAAAAAGGGTCCCAATTGGCACAGGATTTGTTTACAAGGCCTTGTTTACAAGGCTGGacggcaggaaggaaggaaggagggatga
- the LOC134292482 gene encoding autophagy-related protein 16-1-like isoform X1, translated as MRRTEPRPFALALCACAALKGAARRMKQSGSWRQHLQAELRRREGRAAGWRAVLERHEHLQERLEAQQVQLAEGLLGLGGDGPGRDRGSLDLAALHLQLQVDVAQLRREREELRQQVTFLAEVLRETEAENQEQRARMGRLAQEASTLGRDLEEAQVKAWSLRLEAEGLRGELCGARGLLRQAQRERTELEARWVREKALEAHRLNGANRRQERYQRKVTLLQEKLERMKEANGGMEGETPLQGSSLGSSSEEADMDTGGGSGQAEPRPVSPEAGRGRNLGEGSPGSKKGPNWHRICLQGLVYKAGRQEGRKEG; from the exons ATGCGTAGAACAGAACCCCGTCCCTTCGCCCTcgccctctgcgcatgcgccgcCCTTAAAGGGGCCGCGCGGAGAATGAAGCAGAGCGGAAGCTGGCGGCAGCACTTGCAGGCGGAGCTGCGGAGGCGGGAAGGGCGCGCGGCCGGGTGGAGGGCGGTCCTGGAGCGAC ATGAGCATCTCCAGGAGAGGCTGGAGGCCcaacaggtgcagctggcggagGGGCTGCTCGGCCTGGGCGGAGACGGGCCCGGAAG GGACCGGGGCTCCTTGGACCTGGCCGCCCTCCACCTCCAGCTGCAGGTGGACGTGGCCCAGCTTCGGCGGGAAAGAGAAGAG CTGCGGCAACAGGTCACCTTCCTGGCAGAAGTCCTGAGGGAGACGGAGGCCGAGAACCAGGAGCAACGGGCCAG GATGGGCCGTCTGGCGCAGGAGGCGTCCACCCTGGGTCGCGACCTGGAGGAGGCGCAGGTCAAGGCCTGGTCTCTGCGGCTGGAGGCGGAGGGTCTGCGTGGGGAGCTGTGTGGGGCGCGGGGGCTGCTGCGCCAGGCCCAGAGGGAGCGCACGGAGCTGGAGGCCCGGTGGGTGCGGGAGAAGGCCCTCGAGGCCCACAGGCTCAACGGGGCCAACCGGCGGCAGGAGAG GTACCAGCGCAAGGTGACCCTCCTGCAGGAGAAGCTGGAGCGGATGAAGGAAGCCAATGGAGG GATGGAGGGCGAAACGCCTCTGCAGGGAAGCAGCTTGGGTTCGTCCAGCGAAGAAGCAGACATG GACACTGGAGGAGGCAGCGGTCAAGCAGAACCCAGGCCGGTCAGTCCAGAGGCAG GGAGGGGCCGCAATCTTGGGGAGGGGTCTCCAGGGTCAAAAAAGGGTCCCAATTGGCACAGGATTTGTTTACAAGGCCTTGTTTACAAGGCTGGacggcaggaaggaaggaaggagggatga
- the LOC134292482 gene encoding autophagy-related protein 16-1-like isoform X3, producing the protein MRRTEPRPFALALCACAALKGAARRMKQSGSWRQHLQAELRRREGRAAGWRAVLERHEHLQERLEAQQVQLAEGLLGLGGDGPGRDRGSLDLAALHLQLQVDVAQLRREREELRQQVTFLAEVLRETEAENQEQRARMGRLAQEASTLGRDLEEAQVKAWSLRLEAEGLRGELCGARGLLRQAQRERTELEARYQRKVTLLQEKLERMKEANGGMEGETPLQGSSLGSSSEEADMDTGGGSGQAEPRPVSPEAGRGRNLGEGSPGSKKGPNWHRICLQGLVYKAGRQEGRKEG; encoded by the exons ATGCGTAGAACAGAACCCCGTCCCTTCGCCCTcgccctctgcgcatgcgccgcCCTTAAAGGGGCCGCGCGGAGAATGAAGCAGAGCGGAAGCTGGCGGCAGCACTTGCAGGCGGAGCTGCGGAGGCGGGAAGGGCGCGCGGCCGGGTGGAGGGCGGTCCTGGAGCGAC ATGAGCATCTCCAGGAGAGGCTGGAGGCCcaacaggtgcagctggcggagGGGCTGCTCGGCCTGGGCGGAGACGGGCCCGGAAG GGACCGGGGCTCCTTGGACCTGGCCGCCCTCCACCTCCAGCTGCAGGTGGACGTGGCCCAGCTTCGGCGGGAAAGAGAAGAG CTGCGGCAACAGGTCACCTTCCTGGCAGAAGTCCTGAGGGAGACGGAGGCCGAGAACCAGGAGCAACGGGCCAG GATGGGCCGTCTGGCGCAGGAGGCGTCCACCCTGGGTCGCGACCTGGAGGAGGCGCAGGTCAAGGCCTGGTCTCTGCGGCTGGAGGCGGAGGGTCTGCGTGGGGAGCTGTGTGGGGCGCGGGGGCTGCTGCGCCAGGCCCAGAGGGAGCGCACGGAGCTGGAGGCCCG GTACCAGCGCAAGGTGACCCTCCTGCAGGAGAAGCTGGAGCGGATGAAGGAAGCCAATGGAGG GATGGAGGGCGAAACGCCTCTGCAGGGAAGCAGCTTGGGTTCGTCCAGCGAAGAAGCAGACATG GACACTGGAGGAGGCAGCGGTCAAGCAGAACCCAGGCCGGTCAGTCCAGAGGCAG GGAGGGGCCGCAATCTTGGGGAGGGGTCTCCAGGGTCAAAAAAGGGTCCCAATTGGCACAGGATTTGTTTACAAGGCCTTGTTTACAAGGCTGGacggcaggaaggaaggaaggagggatga
- the LOC134292482 gene encoding autophagy-related protein 16-1-like isoform X6: MRRTEPRPFALALCACAALKGAARRMKQSGSWRQHLQAELRRREGRAAGWRAVLERHEHLQERLEAQQVQLAEGLLGLGGDGPGRDRGSLDLAALHLQLQVDVAQLRREREELRQQVTFLAEVLRETEAENQEQRARMGRLAQEASTLGRDLEEAQVKAWSLRLEAEGLRGELCGARGLLRQAQRERTELEARWVREKALEAHRLNGANRRQERYQRKVTLLQEKLERMKEANGGMEGETPLQGSSLGSSSEEADMDTGGGSGQAEPRPVSPEAGRP, translated from the exons ATGCGTAGAACAGAACCCCGTCCCTTCGCCCTcgccctctgcgcatgcgccgcCCTTAAAGGGGCCGCGCGGAGAATGAAGCAGAGCGGAAGCTGGCGGCAGCACTTGCAGGCGGAGCTGCGGAGGCGGGAAGGGCGCGCGGCCGGGTGGAGGGCGGTCCTGGAGCGAC ATGAGCATCTCCAGGAGAGGCTGGAGGCCcaacaggtgcagctggcggagGGGCTGCTCGGCCTGGGCGGAGACGGGCCCGGAAG GGACCGGGGCTCCTTGGACCTGGCCGCCCTCCACCTCCAGCTGCAGGTGGACGTGGCCCAGCTTCGGCGGGAAAGAGAAGAG CTGCGGCAACAGGTCACCTTCCTGGCAGAAGTCCTGAGGGAGACGGAGGCCGAGAACCAGGAGCAACGGGCCAG GATGGGCCGTCTGGCGCAGGAGGCGTCCACCCTGGGTCGCGACCTGGAGGAGGCGCAGGTCAAGGCCTGGTCTCTGCGGCTGGAGGCGGAGGGTCTGCGTGGGGAGCTGTGTGGGGCGCGGGGGCTGCTGCGCCAGGCCCAGAGGGAGCGCACGGAGCTGGAGGCCCGGTGGGTGCGGGAGAAGGCCCTCGAGGCCCACAGGCTCAACGGGGCCAACCGGCGGCAGGAGAG GTACCAGCGCAAGGTGACCCTCCTGCAGGAGAAGCTGGAGCGGATGAAGGAAGCCAATGGAGG GATGGAGGGCGAAACGCCTCTGCAGGGAAGCAGCTTGGGTTCGTCCAGCGAAGAAGCAGACATG GACACTGGAGGAGGCAGCGGTCAAGCAGAACCCAGGCCGGTCAGTCCAGAGGCAG ggagacCCTGA
- the LOC134292482 gene encoding autophagy-related protein 16-1-like isoform X4, translating into MRRTEPRPFALALCACAALKGAARRMKQSGSWRQHLQAELRRREGRAAGWRAVLERHEHLQERLEAQQVQLAEGLLGLGGDGPGRDRGSLDLAALHLQLQVDVAQLRREREELRQQVTFLAEVLRETEAENQEQRARMGRLAQEASTLGRDLEEAQVKAWSLRLEAEGLRGELCGARGLLRQAQRERTELEARWVREKALEAHRLNGANRRQERYQRKVTLLQEKLERMKEANGGMEGETPLQGSSLGSSSEEADMDTGGGSGQAEPRPVSPEAGEGSPWPAVS; encoded by the exons ATGCGTAGAACAGAACCCCGTCCCTTCGCCCTcgccctctgcgcatgcgccgcCCTTAAAGGGGCCGCGCGGAGAATGAAGCAGAGCGGAAGCTGGCGGCAGCACTTGCAGGCGGAGCTGCGGAGGCGGGAAGGGCGCGCGGCCGGGTGGAGGGCGGTCCTGGAGCGAC ATGAGCATCTCCAGGAGAGGCTGGAGGCCcaacaggtgcagctggcggagGGGCTGCTCGGCCTGGGCGGAGACGGGCCCGGAAG GGACCGGGGCTCCTTGGACCTGGCCGCCCTCCACCTCCAGCTGCAGGTGGACGTGGCCCAGCTTCGGCGGGAAAGAGAAGAG CTGCGGCAACAGGTCACCTTCCTGGCAGAAGTCCTGAGGGAGACGGAGGCCGAGAACCAGGAGCAACGGGCCAG GATGGGCCGTCTGGCGCAGGAGGCGTCCACCCTGGGTCGCGACCTGGAGGAGGCGCAGGTCAAGGCCTGGTCTCTGCGGCTGGAGGCGGAGGGTCTGCGTGGGGAGCTGTGTGGGGCGCGGGGGCTGCTGCGCCAGGCCCAGAGGGAGCGCACGGAGCTGGAGGCCCGGTGGGTGCGGGAGAAGGCCCTCGAGGCCCACAGGCTCAACGGGGCCAACCGGCGGCAGGAGAG GTACCAGCGCAAGGTGACCCTCCTGCAGGAGAAGCTGGAGCGGATGAAGGAAGCCAATGGAGG GATGGAGGGCGAAACGCCTCTGCAGGGAAGCAGCTTGGGTTCGTCCAGCGAAGAAGCAGACATG GACACTGGAGGAGGCAGCGGTCAAGCAGAACCCAGGCCGGTCAGTCCAGAGGCAG GGGAGGGGTCTCCGTGGCCGGCCGTGTCCTAG
- the LOC134292482 gene encoding autophagy-related protein 16-1-like isoform X5, with the protein MRRTEPRPFALALCACAALKGAARRMKQSGSWRQHLQAELRRREGRAAGWRAVLERHEHLQERLEAQQVQLAEGLLGLGGDGPGRDRGSLDLAALHLQLQVDVAQLRREREELRQQVTFLAEVLRETEAENQEQRARMGRLAQEASTLGRDLEEAQVKAWSLRLEAEGLRGELCGARGLLRQAQRERTELEARWVREKALEAHRLNGANRRQERYQRKVTLLQEKLERMKEANGGMEGETPLQGSSLGSSSEEADMGDPDGGGPDSGPRQGSRTLAAGGSS; encoded by the exons ATGCGTAGAACAGAACCCCGTCCCTTCGCCCTcgccctctgcgcatgcgccgcCCTTAAAGGGGCCGCGCGGAGAATGAAGCAGAGCGGAAGCTGGCGGCAGCACTTGCAGGCGGAGCTGCGGAGGCGGGAAGGGCGCGCGGCCGGGTGGAGGGCGGTCCTGGAGCGAC ATGAGCATCTCCAGGAGAGGCTGGAGGCCcaacaggtgcagctggcggagGGGCTGCTCGGCCTGGGCGGAGACGGGCCCGGAAG GGACCGGGGCTCCTTGGACCTGGCCGCCCTCCACCTCCAGCTGCAGGTGGACGTGGCCCAGCTTCGGCGGGAAAGAGAAGAG CTGCGGCAACAGGTCACCTTCCTGGCAGAAGTCCTGAGGGAGACGGAGGCCGAGAACCAGGAGCAACGGGCCAG GATGGGCCGTCTGGCGCAGGAGGCGTCCACCCTGGGTCGCGACCTGGAGGAGGCGCAGGTCAAGGCCTGGTCTCTGCGGCTGGAGGCGGAGGGTCTGCGTGGGGAGCTGTGTGGGGCGCGGGGGCTGCTGCGCCAGGCCCAGAGGGAGCGCACGGAGCTGGAGGCCCGGTGGGTGCGGGAGAAGGCCCTCGAGGCCCACAGGCTCAACGGGGCCAACCGGCGGCAGGAGAG GTACCAGCGCAAGGTGACCCTCCTGCAGGAGAAGCTGGAGCGGATGAAGGAAGCCAATGGAGG GATGGAGGGCGAAACGCCTCTGCAGGGAAGCAGCTTGGGTTCGTCCAGCGAAGAAGCAGACATG ggagacCCTGACGGAGGAGGACCGGACTCTGGACCTCGACAAGGGAGCCGGACACTGGCCGCAGGAGGGTCAAGCTGA
- the LOC134292482 gene encoding autophagy-related protein 16-1-like isoform X7, translating to MRRTEPRPFALALCACAALKGAARRMKQSGSWRQHLQAELRRREGRAAGWRAVLERHEHLQERLEAQQVQLAEGLLGLGGDGPGRDRGSLDLAALHLQLQVDVAQLRREREELRQQVTFLAEVLRETEAENQEQRARMGRLAQEASTLGRDLEEAQVKAWSLRLEAEGLRGELCGARGLLRQAQRERTELEARYQRKVTLLQEKLERMKEANGGMEGETPLQGSSLGSSSEEADMGDPDGGGPDSGPRQGSRTLAAGGSS from the exons ATGCGTAGAACAGAACCCCGTCCCTTCGCCCTcgccctctgcgcatgcgccgcCCTTAAAGGGGCCGCGCGGAGAATGAAGCAGAGCGGAAGCTGGCGGCAGCACTTGCAGGCGGAGCTGCGGAGGCGGGAAGGGCGCGCGGCCGGGTGGAGGGCGGTCCTGGAGCGAC ATGAGCATCTCCAGGAGAGGCTGGAGGCCcaacaggtgcagctggcggagGGGCTGCTCGGCCTGGGCGGAGACGGGCCCGGAAG GGACCGGGGCTCCTTGGACCTGGCCGCCCTCCACCTCCAGCTGCAGGTGGACGTGGCCCAGCTTCGGCGGGAAAGAGAAGAG CTGCGGCAACAGGTCACCTTCCTGGCAGAAGTCCTGAGGGAGACGGAGGCCGAGAACCAGGAGCAACGGGCCAG GATGGGCCGTCTGGCGCAGGAGGCGTCCACCCTGGGTCGCGACCTGGAGGAGGCGCAGGTCAAGGCCTGGTCTCTGCGGCTGGAGGCGGAGGGTCTGCGTGGGGAGCTGTGTGGGGCGCGGGGGCTGCTGCGCCAGGCCCAGAGGGAGCGCACGGAGCTGGAGGCCCG GTACCAGCGCAAGGTGACCCTCCTGCAGGAGAAGCTGGAGCGGATGAAGGAAGCCAATGGAGG GATGGAGGGCGAAACGCCTCTGCAGGGAAGCAGCTTGGGTTCGTCCAGCGAAGAAGCAGACATG ggagacCCTGACGGAGGAGGACCGGACTCTGGACCTCGACAAGGGAGCCGGACACTGGCCGCAGGAGGGTCAAGCTGA